One window of the Archangium primigenium genome contains the following:
- the tpx gene encoding thiol peroxidase, translated as MAKITLKGNPIHTQGELPAVGSTAPDATLTGTDLADKKLSSIPGKRVLNIFPSIDTGVCAASVREFNQRATQTPGVTVLNISMDLPFALKRFCGAEDIEKAQSFSGFRGDFGQQFGVTIQDGGLAGLYARAIVVLDEGGKVLHTEQVPEIAQEPNYDAALAKL; from the coding sequence ATGGCGAAGATCACCTTGAAGGGCAACCCCATCCACACCCAGGGCGAGCTGCCCGCCGTGGGCAGCACGGCGCCGGACGCCACGCTCACGGGCACGGACCTGGCGGACAAGAAGCTCTCGTCCATTCCGGGCAAGCGCGTGCTCAACATCTTCCCCAGCATCGACACCGGGGTGTGCGCCGCGTCGGTGCGCGAGTTCAACCAGCGCGCCACCCAGACGCCGGGCGTCACCGTGCTCAACATCTCCATGGATCTGCCCTTCGCGCTCAAGCGCTTCTGCGGCGCCGAGGACATCGAGAAGGCGCAGAGCTTCTCGGGCTTCCGGGGAGACTTCGGCCAGCAGTTCGGCGTCACCATCCAGGACGGGGGCCTGGCGGGCCTGTACGCGCGCGCCATCGTCGTGCTGGACGAGGGCGGCAAGGTGCTGCACACCGAGCAGGTGCCGGAGATCGCCCAGGAGCCCAACTACGACGCGGCGCTCGCGAAGCTGTAG
- a CDS encoding DUF2277 domain-containing protein, with protein sequence MCRSIKPLFNFAPPATKEDVRAAALQFVRKIAGTRKPSQKNTEAFERAVEEIFQSSQRLLEGLVATTPPKDRARFEALQRARVKRAAP encoded by the coding sequence ATGTGCCGAAGCATCAAGCCCCTGTTCAACTTCGCGCCCCCCGCCACCAAGGAGGACGTGCGCGCCGCGGCGCTCCAGTTCGTCCGGAAGATCGCCGGCACGCGCAAGCCCTCCCAGAAGAACACCGAGGCCTTCGAGCGCGCCGTGGAGGAGATCTTCCAGAGCTCCCAGCGACTGCTCGAGGGGCTCGTGGCCACCACGCCCCCGAAGGATCGGGCGCGCTTCGAGGCCCTCCAGCGCGCGCGCGTCAAACGCGCCGCGCCGTGA